Sequence from the Clostridiisalibacter paucivorans DSM 22131 genome:
CTCTAGCTGAATATTTTCTATTTAAATATGCAAAAACTAATATTTTTAACATAGTACGTGGTTCTACAACTGGCTTTCTACCTTTATGAGAGTAGGCACTGGTTAAAAAATTTAAATTCATCTCCTCAATAATATTGTGCACCAAGAAAACCTCGTCATCCATATCAAAATTATTAGTTAAATCAAAACTAAAAGATAGTTGCATTTTTTTGATTTTTGTTTTATTATTAATTTTAGTATGTGATTTCATATCAGATAAAACATACTAAAAAAGAGCTGAAAAATCAATAGATTTTTTAGCTCTTTTTCTTTTATTTAGGAACTATATTTTGAAACAGCCCCTTTTTTTATATTACATATTATCTTCTAAATTCAATGTTTCAAGGGCCTTATTAAACAGTCTATCTGACTCCTCTTGTGTTTCTTCATTTGGTTTGTAGTCATTCTTTTCTAATATCTCAAGATATTCTTTGGTAACTTCTGCTGTTACAGTCTCTTCATATTCATCTACTACTTTTTTATATGCATTTATTGTCTCATCACTAATTTTTTCTGTTGTATAATCAGCAATCGGATGAATATAAGCTCTAATATAGTTAATATACATTTTTCCTATATCTTCTCTCTTAGGTGAATCTTCATATTTAGATAAATACTTTTCAGTATTTATAGTCCTTTCCGCTAGTTCATCCCAAGATATGGCAAGATGTGCATCTTTAAAGGAAAGGGCATCATACTCAGTTGCCATGATTTCTATATAGTCTTTCATATCATCGGATAAATATTGTGTGTATTTTTCTAAAGGACTATAATTCATCATTGGGTAAAAATCGCCTTCTAATGAAACTATCTGATAACCTCCTTCTAAAATCTCTGTAAGAAGTTCTTTAAGTTCTTGATCCTCTATGGAATCAACCTTTTCTTTATCAAATTCAACACCAAAAATTTCATGCAATTTATTAGGTATATCATCTTCAAACAATGCATTCATATACTCATCCATATATGCATTTTGTACTTCTTCTAATCCCAAAATCATCTTTCCTGCATTTTCTTCAGAAACTTTTTCAATATTCTTATTAACAAATTCCTTAACTACAAGAGGCTTGTCTTGTTCAATAACTTTATTATACTGAGCCATAATCTCCTCTTGTTCACCCTTATCTAGTTCTTCTTTTATATTTTCACTTTCTTCGTTGACATTCTCATTCTGAATATTTTCTTTTTCTACATCATCGGTTTTTCCTGTACAACCTCCTAATACAAAAACACCTATTAATGCTACTATTAATAATTTCCTCAAAATCATTTCCTCCTTTGGTTGAATATTATTTACGTTTTTTATTCTACCATATCGACCATATAAAGAAGTTACAAAACAATTGCATTATTCAGGCTGCTTGTTGATGTCTCATTGGAATGTTATTTTCCTGTGGTACTTCTTCTTTGACTATGATTACATTCTTGGTTCCACTAATATTTTCATAGAACAATATTTTATCCCTCTTAATTGTTTTAAATACTATATATGCCAATAGCATAATATTATATAGTATTGTCATAACAGGTGTTATAAACGTCAATACAATCTGCATACTTAACATCAAGAAAAATATACTGCTACGTACAGTTATTTCTTTTAACATCAGTCTTTCTTTGCTACCCTTTAATTGCATCCGTGCCATCCACTTTCCAACTGTTTTTCCATTTGTCTTATATGGTAAAAGTATATAATAAAATATAAAAACAAATATTATACTGTAAAAACTCTTCAATAATATCAAAATTGAAAATACTATCCCTAAATCAATAATAGAGGCTACAGCCCTCCTGGTAAATCCCACCTGCATATTTTTTAAGTCCACATATTCATCAAATTTATCAGATCTAGGTAGGAAATATGTTATCTTGGGAGTTAACAGATACCCAATAATACCTCCTAAAGTATTTAGCATTAAATCATCTACATCAAATAATCTATACGGTGTTTCATATATCCCATACAATCCTGTTACCTGAGTAATTTCAAAGAATAATGATACTAAAAAAGTTATTATTATTGTCT
This genomic interval carries:
- a CDS encoding VanZ family protein, translating into MYKYLEPIKLAIITFPFIAILFTLPFLIFQYNKYGYINIIRSIIVYSLLLFSISAYYLVVLPLPGMENIGRFKAPITEYMQLFPFTFVFDFLRETTVQWNQPSTYLSLFGERAVLQVVLNVILLMPLGVYLRYYFRKSLIKTIIITFLVSLFFEITQVTGLYGIYETPYRLFDVDDLMLNTLGGIIGYLLTPKITYFLPRSDKFDEYVDLKNMQVGFTRRAVASIIDLGIVFSILILLKSFYSIIFVFIFYYILLPYKTNGKTVGKWMARMQLKGSKERLMLKEITVRSSIFFLMLSMQIVLTFITPVMTILYNIMLLAYIVFKTIKRDKILFYENISGTKNVIIVKEEVPQENNIPMRHQQAA